A genomic segment from Stegostoma tigrinum isolate sSteTig4 chromosome 1, sSteTig4.hap1, whole genome shotgun sequence encodes:
- the mrps18c gene encoding 28S ribosomal protein S18c, mitochondrial isoform X1: MLRALRKWRPVYWQKRISTQHIPSTSNTSDMPIKLENPYKEPPKKCILCGVPVDYKNVQLLSQFISPYTGRIFGRHITGLCGKKQKQISKAIKKAQQMGFMSVTFKDPAFLKDPNICDFKL, translated from the exons ATGTTGCGGGCGTTGAGGAAATGGCGACCAG TGTACTGGCAAAAGAGGATCAGCACTCAACATATTCCATCGACCAGTAACACTTCTGATATG CCAATAAAGTTAGAAAATCCTTACAAAGAACCTCCCAAAAAGTGCATTCTGTGTGGTGTTCCAGTAGACTACAAGAACGTACAG ctttTGTCCCAGTTTATATCCCCATATACGGGTCGTATCTTTGGGAGACACATAACAG GTTTAtgtggaaagaaacaaaaacaaatttctaagGCCATCAAAAAAGCCCAGCAAATGG GATTTATGTCGGTCACATTTAAAGATCCTGCTTTCCTAAAAGATCCAAATATTTGTGATTTCAAACTTTGA
- the mrps18c gene encoding 28S ribosomal protein S18c, mitochondrial isoform X2 — protein sequence MLRALRKWRPVYWQKRISTQHIPSTSNTSDMPIKLENPYKEPPKKCILCGVPVDYKNVQLLSQFISPYTGRIFGRHITGFMSVTFKDPAFLKDPNICDFKL from the exons ATGTTGCGGGCGTTGAGGAAATGGCGACCAG TGTACTGGCAAAAGAGGATCAGCACTCAACATATTCCATCGACCAGTAACACTTCTGATATG CCAATAAAGTTAGAAAATCCTTACAAAGAACCTCCCAAAAAGTGCATTCTGTGTGGTGTTCCAGTAGACTACAAGAACGTACAG ctttTGTCCCAGTTTATATCCCCATATACGGGTCGTATCTTTGGGAGACACATAACAG GATTTATGTCGGTCACATTTAAAGATCCTGCTTTCCTAAAAGATCCAAATATTTGTGATTTCAAACTTTGA